In Streptomyces nojiriensis, the sequence CCGCCGTCGCCCCCCTGACCACCGAGGACGCCGAGCTGCTCGTCGCCACCGCCAAGGCCGCCGCCGAAGCGGCCGGAGCCACGGTCAGCGTCACCGTCCTCGACGCCGGTGGGCACCTGCTCGCCTTCCGCCGCGACGACCGCGCCGTGCTGATCTCCGGCGAGACCAGCACCCGCAAGGCCTACACCGCGCTCCAGCTGAACGCGCCCACCGCCGAGCTCGTCGACACCGTCCTGCCGGGCAGCCCCTTCCACACCCTGCCCACGGCCCTCGACCGGCCCCTGCTGTTCATCGCGGGCGGACTGCCCGTCCACCGCGACGGCAGGCTCATCGGCGCCATCGGCGTCGGCGGCGGCGCTCCCGACCAGGACCACGGCTTCGCCGCGGCCGCGCGGGACGCCCTCGTCTGAGATCGCCGGGTCGCGCACCCGTGTCCCCCGTGCCACGTTGGTACGGGGGACACGGGCACATGATGAGCA encodes:
- a CDS encoding GlcG/HbpS family heme-binding protein; translation: MSTPTRTAVAPLTTEDAELLVATAKAAAEAAGATVSVTVLDAGGHLLAFRRDDRAVLISGETSTRKAYTALQLNAPTAELVDTVLPGSPFHTLPTALDRPLLFIAGGLPVHRDGRLIGAIGVGGGAPDQDHGFAAAARDALV